A window of Rhododendron vialii isolate Sample 1 chromosome 11a, ASM3025357v1 contains these coding sequences:
- the LOC131307541 gene encoding uncharacterized protein LOC131307541 isoform X2 — translation MAEVEEGQEKSTVKRETKEAAEVEKQVVEEEQGHTESQIQRAMRSRVPHFKQLADSFTFEGVRRLLEEDLGLEKYALDVHKRFIKQCLLECMNDGDGDGENGSKSSAETVEKNVDTGKGEVAESLEKEQLKEDVKVPSSEDEEKMEDSPVMGLLTGNKKTKVQTKETQGVEKKEVPTESSIKEAIKKRASYLKANSDTVTMAGFRRLLEEDLELDKGTLFPFKKFITEQVEKVLKSAKVSEPASVKKKTSAKKSDSKASKKIYSEGSSDSLKSESEEIEDERKLKKKVAPKKKIPKSEEPRKRKRPVKETKESSKKRSKLAEASEENSDAEAGRNASEDDQSQSSAEKPAKTKEVATPAYGKRVEHLKSIIKSCGMSVPPVVYKKVKQVSENKREGFLVKELEDILSREGLSTDPSEKEIKEVRKRKDRAKELEGIDMSNIVSSTRRRSTTSFLPPPKPKVTVKSDSEKAEDIDSSNDEDGTDNDSDDEDGDDSQSEELNEDEDENSD, via the exons ATGGCGGAAGTAGAGGAGGGTCAGGAGAAATCCACCGTAAAACGAGAGACGAAGGAGGCGGCCGAGGTAGAAAAACAAGTCGTCGAAGAAGAACAAGGCCATACGGAGTCCCAGATACAGCGCGCCATGCGCTCTCGCGTTCCCCATTTCAAACAGCTTGCCGA TTCCTTCACTTTTGAAGGTGTTCGGAGGTTGTTAGAGGAGGACTTGGGACTAGAGAAATATGCATTGGATGTACATAAGAGATTTATTAAGCAATGTTTGTTAGAG TGCATgaatgatggtgatggtgatggtgagaATGGCTCTAAGAGTTCAGCTGAGACGGTGGAGAAAAATGTTGATACAGGTAAAGGTGAAGTGGCAGAGTCACTTGAAAAAGAGCAATTAAAGGAAGATGTGAAGGTACCCAGCtctgaagatgaagaaaaaatggaagacTCACCGGTAATGGGCCTTCTAACAGGAAATAAGAAAACCAAAGTCCAAACCAAGGAAACTCAAGGTGTTGAAAAGAAAGAAGTTCCTACTGAGAGCTCCATAAAAGAGGCCATTAAGAAAAGAGCTTCTTACCTCAAAGCTAATTCTGA TACTGTTACAATGGCTGGATTTCGGCGACTTTTGGAGGAAGATCTTGAGCTTGACAAGGGCACTCTTTTTCCCTTCAAGAAGTTTATAACTGAACAAGTAGAAAAG GTATTAAAATCCGCAAAAGTTTCTGAACCTGCAAGTGTGAAGAAGAAAACTTCTGCTAAAAAATCTGATAGCAAAGCATCAAAGAAAATCTACAGTGAAGGAAGTTCTGATTCTTTAAAAAGCGAAAGTGAGGAGATAGAAgatgaaagaaaattgaaaaagaaagttgCTCCGAAAAAAAAGATTCCAAAATCAGAAGAGCCCAGGAAGCGTAAAAGACCTGTGAAGGAGACCAAGGAGTCTAGCAAGAAGCGGAGCAAGCTTGCAGAAGCATCAGAGGAAAATAGTGACGCAGAAGCAGGTAGAAATGCTTCTGAAGATGATCAATCTCAATCCTCTGCTGAAAAGCCTGCGAAG ACAAAAGAGGTGGCAACTCCTGCATATGGGAAACGCGTGGAACATCTAAAATCGATTATCAAATCTTGTGGGATGAG TGTTCCTCCAGTAGTTTATAAGAAAGTCAAGCAGGTTTCTGAGAATAAGCGGGAGGGCTTCCTTGTAAAAGAGCTCGAGGATATTCTCTCAAGAGAGGGGTTGTCCACAGATCCTTCTGAGAAAG AAATCAAAGAAGTCAGAAAGAGGAAGGACAGAGCAAAAGAACTTGAAGGCATCGACATGAGCAACATTGTCTCAAGCACACGCAGAAGGTCCACAACTAGTTTTTTACCTCCTCCAAAACCCAAAGTAACTGTTAAAAGTGATAGTGAGAAGGCGGAAGATATTGATAGTAGCAATGACGAGGATGGCACTGACAATGACAGCGATGATGAAGATGGTGATGACAGCCAGAGTGAAGAGCTTAATGAAG atgAAGATGAGAATAGTGATTAA
- the LOC131307541 gene encoding uncharacterized protein LOC131307541 isoform X1: MAEVEEGQEKSTVKRETKEAAEVEKQVVEEEQGHTESQIQRAMRSRVPHFKQLADSFTFEGVRRLLEEDLGLEKYALDVHKRFIKQCLLECMNDGDGDGENGSKSSAETVEKNVDTGKGEVAESLEKEQLKEDVKVPSSEDEEKMEDSPVMGLLTGNKKTKVQTKETQGVEKKEVPTESSIKEAIKKRASYLKANSDTVTMAGFRRLLEEDLELDKGTLFPFKKFITEQVEKVLKSAKVSEPASVKKKTSAKKSDSKASKKIYSEGSSDSLKSESEEIEDERKLKKKVAPKKKIPKSEEPRKRKRPVKETKESSKKRSKLAEASEENSDAEAGRNASEDDQSQSSAEKPAKTKEVATPAYGKRVEHLKSIIKSCGMSVPPVVYKKVKQVSENKREGFLVKELEDILSREGLSTDPSEKEIKEVRKRKDRAKELEGIDMSNIVSSTRRRSTTSFLPPPKPKVTVKSDSEKAEDIDSSNDEDGTDNDSDDEDGDDSQSEELNEGKSFSFRFPLS, encoded by the exons ATGGCGGAAGTAGAGGAGGGTCAGGAGAAATCCACCGTAAAACGAGAGACGAAGGAGGCGGCCGAGGTAGAAAAACAAGTCGTCGAAGAAGAACAAGGCCATACGGAGTCCCAGATACAGCGCGCCATGCGCTCTCGCGTTCCCCATTTCAAACAGCTTGCCGA TTCCTTCACTTTTGAAGGTGTTCGGAGGTTGTTAGAGGAGGACTTGGGACTAGAGAAATATGCATTGGATGTACATAAGAGATTTATTAAGCAATGTTTGTTAGAG TGCATgaatgatggtgatggtgatggtgagaATGGCTCTAAGAGTTCAGCTGAGACGGTGGAGAAAAATGTTGATACAGGTAAAGGTGAAGTGGCAGAGTCACTTGAAAAAGAGCAATTAAAGGAAGATGTGAAGGTACCCAGCtctgaagatgaagaaaaaatggaagacTCACCGGTAATGGGCCTTCTAACAGGAAATAAGAAAACCAAAGTCCAAACCAAGGAAACTCAAGGTGTTGAAAAGAAAGAAGTTCCTACTGAGAGCTCCATAAAAGAGGCCATTAAGAAAAGAGCTTCTTACCTCAAAGCTAATTCTGA TACTGTTACAATGGCTGGATTTCGGCGACTTTTGGAGGAAGATCTTGAGCTTGACAAGGGCACTCTTTTTCCCTTCAAGAAGTTTATAACTGAACAAGTAGAAAAG GTATTAAAATCCGCAAAAGTTTCTGAACCTGCAAGTGTGAAGAAGAAAACTTCTGCTAAAAAATCTGATAGCAAAGCATCAAAGAAAATCTACAGTGAAGGAAGTTCTGATTCTTTAAAAAGCGAAAGTGAGGAGATAGAAgatgaaagaaaattgaaaaagaaagttgCTCCGAAAAAAAAGATTCCAAAATCAGAAGAGCCCAGGAAGCGTAAAAGACCTGTGAAGGAGACCAAGGAGTCTAGCAAGAAGCGGAGCAAGCTTGCAGAAGCATCAGAGGAAAATAGTGACGCAGAAGCAGGTAGAAATGCTTCTGAAGATGATCAATCTCAATCCTCTGCTGAAAAGCCTGCGAAG ACAAAAGAGGTGGCAACTCCTGCATATGGGAAACGCGTGGAACATCTAAAATCGATTATCAAATCTTGTGGGATGAG TGTTCCTCCAGTAGTTTATAAGAAAGTCAAGCAGGTTTCTGAGAATAAGCGGGAGGGCTTCCTTGTAAAAGAGCTCGAGGATATTCTCTCAAGAGAGGGGTTGTCCACAGATCCTTCTGAGAAAG AAATCAAAGAAGTCAGAAAGAGGAAGGACAGAGCAAAAGAACTTGAAGGCATCGACATGAGCAACATTGTCTCAAGCACACGCAGAAGGTCCACAACTAGTTTTTTACCTCCTCCAAAACCCAAAGTAACTGTTAAAAGTGATAGTGAGAAGGCGGAAGATATTGATAGTAGCAATGACGAGGATGGCACTGACAATGACAGCGATGATGAAGATGGTGATGACAGCCAGAGTGAAGAGCTTAATGAAGGTAAAAGTTTTTCTTTCAGGTTTCCTTTGTCTTAG